GTAGATAAAATAGCTTTGTGCGTGATCAACCGGATGCTTCATCACAAATCACGGACCATCAACAAGCACATCTATTTAAAAGTGATTTCGGACAACTTAATGAAACACTGTAGAAATTGGGTTTGCAACTGAAAGATTTGGCGTGAACAGAAGTTGTGATGGAGCCCACTAACAGTGAACGGTACCCGAAAAGTTTGGGATTATAGCCACAGATTCACCACAAAGCTACCCCAATAGAGTGCCAGACTGAATAAATTGTGTAACAGGCGAAAAGGGGGCATTTCACTTTTGTTCAAATGCAAAAAAGGGATAAATTTCTGCTGACGACTGGGGAGGAAAACAAAAGGTGTCGCAGAATGTATTTTGGAGAAATATAAAATGTGAATGATATGTCTTCCCGTCCCTGATATGATTTTTTCGTTCGGTTTCAGTAATTCATGTCACCATAGGTGATAATAAGTTTCTTTGGATGATTTCATTTAACTCTGTTAACCTGCATCCGATAACATCATATACGTGACTTTGAACTGGTGCTGATGAGGTTTACAATGCTTCAATAGTGGAAAGGACCGATCAAGCATTGAAACGGGACACAAATAAATTTTTGATGAAAAATTATTGCATCATGCTTCTTTTTGTCATGTGGACCATGCCGCTAATGTCTGGATGCGCTGTGGCGTTGTTCGGTGCTGGTGCAGGGGCCGGTGTCGCAGGGGCGACCTACGTGATGGGCAAGCTGGAAGATGAAATCAATGCTCCCGTTTCAAAAGTCCAGCGGGCTGCCGTGGCCGCTTTGAAATCGTTGGAACTCCCCGTCGATAAACAACGAGGAGATAAATTAGCGGCCGAGTTGGAGTCCGAAACGGCTGATCAAAAGAAGGTATGGATTTCGATTACTTCGCTTACATCCTCCCGGTCAAAAGTTGTGATTCGGGTGGGACTTTTAGGAGATGAAGCCCGCTCCCGACAGATTTTACAAGCCATTCATATGCGGTTGTGATTTTCTCAAACCCACCTCCGTTGTCTTCGCAATGGGATGATCCCCAGCTCTGGTTATTCTTTTAAATCATTTAAAACCTTCAGACGGTTTTCCCCTTCATTCTGAAAAAGGCTTTAGCGTGAGGACTCTAAGTTAATCCCTGGATGCATTTCGTAGGGTGAGTCCGAAGAGGCTCAATATTTTAGCAATCCATAAAAAAGCTGGGGATTCCCATGGCCTTTGTCATTTGTGCCTGTCGAATTGAAATTTCTTCCCTTTATTTACGGAATTTTGTAGGGTTAGGTTAAACCTGGAAGTTTAAAGATCCCCATTATGTGCGGTCGCTTCACACGCAAAGAGAATTTTCAGCATTTGGCGAAACAGTTGGGCCTCAAGGTCCTCCCGCCATTGAGCCCTCGCTACAATATTGCTCCATCGCAGTTGGTGGCCTGTGTGCGCACAAATCTTGAATCAGGACAAAGAGAATGTACGGAATTGAAGTGGGGACTGGTGCCCTCTTGGGCTAAGGACCCCAGCATCGGAAATAAGTTGATTAATGCCCGCGGTGAGACTGTGGCAGAGAAGCCGGCTTTCCGCAAAGCATTTAAACACCAACGCTGCCTGGTCCTGGCGGATGGCTTTTATGAATGGAAACAAGAAGGGAAAACAAAACAACCCTATTACGTTCGATTCAAAGATCAACGGCTCTTTGCGTTCGCGGGCTTATGGGAACGGTGGAAGAAAAACAAGGCCGACCCTCTGGAAACCTGCACACTCATTACGACTGCTCCCAATGCAGTCATGGAATCTATCCATCATCGCATGCCGGTCATTTTAACCTCTAAAGATTATGCCGATTGGCTCGATCCATCTTTGCAATCTATTGAGCGAATCAACGCATTGCTCCGACCGTATCCACCCGAGGAAATGGAAGCCTATCCCGTCAGTCAGCTCGTGAATAATCCAAGACATGATCGGCCTGAATGTGTGGTTCCTATTGAATGAGAGGGATAATTAGGCGTGAATTTATCTGTGAAAATGCCATCTGGAAGTTCATGGGGATATTTCTCTGGCATCGAGAGTAAGTCGAATTTGAGACCATCTGAGAAAAACGATTCCATAATTTGATGCACATCTATTTTATGATTGGTGTGCTGTCGTACCCTCCAAGTGTAGTCATTCCCATTTTAGTAAGAGAAAGGAAAAGACCAATCCCACTTTGAAATAAGGCCGTCCTGCTCACTTCGTTTTTGGGAAGGACCCACCTTGGCCAATCTGTTTCCATTGTTCCTCATCACGCCATTTTCCTTCTTTTTGCGTTCTTTCTCTCATTGCTTCTGGGCCGTAAATGAACGGCTCCGTTCCCTTAATAACATCTTTATTAATTGAAAGACGCGTCAAACAAGGGTTTCTATCAGTTGGTCGGCGCATCCTGTCGTGGTACTTGTAAGCACATAAAGAGTTTCACCCCCGGTCAGGATAAACCACTTAAGCTCAATGGAGGTTTTATGAAAAGGTACACCTTGAAGACTGCTCTGTCCTTCCCCCTGTGTATGGTGTTTTCCCTGGGGATAGGGGGGGCGTATGCGTTTGCTCAAGAATCTGCACCTTCGAATGACTCGGCAGCATTTTCAGATGTGGGTCCTTCCCTCAAAGAACTGGGTGAAGCCCAACGGGACATAGATCGATATGAAGAAGCGCAAGACAATTTTAATGAAAATGTTGATCAATTCATCAATGACCGAATGCGCTACAACGAAGCCAGAGCGAAATTTGATCGAGCCAGATCTATTTATGAGCAGGAAGAGCACCTGTTTAATAAAACCTATGAAAAATTCAGCAGGGATCGTGACCGGTATTTGGAAGCACGAGATAAATTTGTGGGTGCCCGAGAGAGATTTCAAGATGCACGAAGTAATTTTTTTGGGAGTTCGATAAACGCATCTAGCCCGTCCAGTGCCGGACGAATGGAAGATAGGCCTGATGGCCGATAAATGACGTAGATGTTTTTTCCAGGAAATACTGAAGATTTTCTTTTTCTTTCACGAAAAAAGGAGTGATATTTCATGAAACAATTACAGACGATGGGATTAGTTGCGTGTCTTTTTCTGGTTTCCTTGATGGTAGGATGCGCGGGAGGGCCTCAAAAGGAAAGTTTTGGAGAGCATATTGATGATAGCGTGATAACGACCAAGGTCAAAACGGCTCTCTTGAGTGATCCGGAAGTGTCCGGGATGGATATCAATGTGACGACTTTTAAAGGACGGGTTCAGTTAAACGGCCTTGTCAATAATGCTCAGCAAATCGACCAGGCCGCACGATTAGCACGGGAAGTCGGTGGGGTCATGGCAGTTGAAAATAATTTGTCCATTAAGTAAAGAAATTCTGTCATGATCATTTCAACTGGATAGAGAGGTTTTCTCATACGGGGAAAGATAGAGATGCACATAGTTACGGGTATTGGAATCATGTTATTGATGATCTCGATGGGTTGCGCGAGCACCCCTCTTCAGGAGAGCACGGGAGAATACCTTGATGACAGTATTATCACGACAAAGGTGAAGACCGCTCTTCTCCGATGCCCCCTGGTGTCAGGGACCGATGTTCATGTCGAAACATTTAAAAATCGGGTGCAGTTGAGTGGGTTCGTGGATGAAATGCGGCAGGCTGAACAAGCGATATTTTTATCGAGAGAGGTTGAGGGGGTGGGGGTGGTTGAGAACCGACTGAGTATCAAATAAAGGGAAAATTTCCGGAAATCCTCACCGATTATAGAATGTGATCGGCGTTTGTTGGTAATATGAGTTTATGCGTTGTTGGATCTTCACCGGAGTACTGATCGCCAGTGGGTTCTTGTCAGGCCTTGAGGCTTGGGGACTGGAATTTACTGCAGACCAAATCATTAAGTTCGGTCGGCAGACTCAAAAGGCCAACCTATACTATCGGGACGACCGGTGGCGGTTGGAGCATCAGTCGATGGGTCCGGTCAATGTCACCATTGTGCGTAAAGACAAACAGCTTATGTGGCTGCTGCTCTCCCGCGTGAGACACTTCAAGACGCTTCCCTACGATCCTGCTCAGGAGCCAAAATTGAGTGAGCATCTGGAAGGAGAGATCTCGCGTGAAGAGATCGGCACGGAGACACGCGAGGGTCATCCGACGATCTTGTACGAGGTGACGGTGAAGCAGGGCGATGAGATCGATGTCTATTACCAATGGTTTGCCACCGACATTCAGTTCCCGATGCAGTTGACCAGGAAGGACGGAAGCTGGAGTGTCGAGTATCAACATGTGAAGCTGCGGCCCGTAACCGATTATTTATTTCAACTGCCAGTCAATTTCCAGCCCCTGGAAGAGTTTGATCCGCCGAAGAAAAAAGAATCCTAAGAGCCGACGATGTCGTCACCTATTCGTTCGAAGGTGAGCTGGCCTTGCCGGCCCCCACATCTCCTTACAATTAACTTTTTGCTTGAACATAGACCCTTCCCGGTTGGCTCAGGGTAGCAATACGGTTTGGGGTTTTCCTGAACCAGGATGTGTTCGGTCCATGCTTAAATGGGGAAGTCTCTGTTTGGACAGCTTGGGTGTCAAACGATCACTTGCATATGCTGCACCGTCAGTGTGGTGGCGGTGAAGTCTTCCTCCACCAATCCCTCCAGAAGAAGCGGCCGTTCGTTTGTGAGTAACGGTCCGTATCGTTGGAATATTTCGGGGAACAGCGTGGCATCGTAAAGTGCCGTGGTATCTTCCAGCGTGATAAATTCCATGGGTTTGCCATGTTTCGTCGAGGCGGCTTTTTCCGTGATCAGCCAGCCAACCATCATGATCCGACGGCCGATATGCATAGCCATCTCTGTGGCGGGAGTGATTGGCAGGTTTTGCAAATGTCTCGCATAGAGCGTCAACGGATGACAACGGAGGGGGAAGCCGAAGAGCTCAATCTCATGCTGGATCAGCCGTTCTGTGTCATATTCATTCGGAATCGGGAGCAGACGAACGGACGGCAACAGCGGGGTGGCGTGTTGTGTAACGGATCTGGATGAGGAGATGCCAAAGGTTGGATGCTCGGCGTAAACCCGCCAGAGCAGGCCGGGGCGGGTGACCTCACCGGCAATAGCATCGAAGCAACCTGCCAGAACCAATAACCGCGTCTGCGCCGGTTCGGGGTTGAGCCTGCTCAGAAAATCATGAAACGACTGAAACGGGCCGTGGCGGGATCGTTCTTCGAGAAGCCGATCAATGAATCCCCGTACGATGCCTTTGATTTGCATCAAGCCCATGCGGATGGTCGTTCCTTCTCCCTCATATGCCCATTCGCTGACATTGATGTCCGGCGAGAGCACGGTCAATCCCATCCGGCGGGCTTCTGACAGATAGGCGAAGGTTGAATAAAACCCACCCTGGTTGCTGATGACGGCGGCCATGAATTCCCCAGGATAATGGGCACGGAGATAGGCCGACTTAAATGACACCTGCGCATAACTGGCCGAATGCGGTTTACAAAAACTATAGCCGGTAAAACTCATCGTCATTGCCCATACCCGCTCGATCGTTCGCGCATCCACACCGCGCGCGCGCGCGCCGTCGACAAATTGGCGTTGATAATCGCGAAGCCGGCGTTGCTTATGTTTTTTGCTGAGGATTTTCCTCAGTTGGTCGCCATCTTCCACGGAAAATCCCGCCAGACCCATGGCTACTTTGGTCACGTCTTCCTGATACACCATGATGCCGTGGGTTTCCCCGAGCACGTCTTCCACTAACGGATGCAGGGGACGATAGGCGCCGCCATGCGCCCGCCGGACAAATTCTTGAATGAACCGGTTTGCGGCGGGACGAATCAACGATGAGACGATGACGAGATACTCAAAGACGTCCGCATGCATGCGCCGATCTGCCGGCATGCCCGTCCAGAGTTTTTTGAGAAGCAGTCGGGTGGCAGGCGATTCGATGTAAAAACATCCAATTGTCTCCCCCTGTTGAATGAGCTGTTGCGTTTTGGGGTCGGTTAATGGGTCCCAGGTGGCATAGTCGATGTGGCGGCCGGTGTGTTTTGCAATTGCCGCAAGGGCATCCCGAATGACGGCTAAGGATCGATTGCCCAGGAGATCGATTTTGACCAGGCCGGCATCTTCCGTTTGATCCTTTTCCCATTGGATGACCGGAACACCCTTTGCGGCCACTTCCACTGGGACATAGCGGCGGAGATCGTCAGGAACAATCACGATGCCCCCGCAATGCAGCGACAGATGACGAAACCGTCCCTGAAGTTGAAGGGCGAGTCTGACGATTTCAGGCCATGGCTCGCGCAAATCGGTGAACGCCGAGGCCTCATCAAGATGTGAGTGTGGTTTTTTGCCATTGTGGGGTCTTGAAGACGGCGAAGATGGAAGAGAGCGAGGCGTTCCATTTTCTCCAATATTGGAAAGGCGGGGAGTCTGCCGAAGCGCGGATTGGCTGCATGGGGAGACAGAGGACTCTTGAGTCGGAAAATCGGTGAGCGGGAGGCGAGTCAGCAGTCGACTCACCTGTTGAATTTCCGCCGGAGGCATGCCATAGACTTTGGCGACTTCCCGCACGGCTGCCCGAAGCGCCAGCGTATTCTGATTGGCCACCATGCCGGCCTGCCGGCTGCCATAGCGCGCAAAGACAAAATCCACAATGCGGTCCCGCTCATCCCAGGGAAAATCCACGTCGATATCCGGCGGATCGTGACGCCCGGGATTTAAAAAGCGTTCAAAAAACAGATTGTGCCGGATGGGATCCACATGCGTAATCCCCAGGCAATAGGACACGATGGATGCCGCCGCCGATCCCCGGCCACAGGTGCGAGGCGCCTGGCGGACAATCTCCTCAACCACCAGAAAATAATGAGCGTAGCCTTTATCCCGGATGACGCCCAGTTCGCGTTCGATACGATCAGTCACGACCGATGTCAG
Above is a window of Candidatus Nitrospira neomarina DNA encoding:
- a CDS encoding DUF3568 family protein gives rise to the protein MWTMPLMSGCAVALFGAGAGAGVAGATYVMGKLEDEINAPVSKVQRAAVAALKSLELPVDKQRGDKLAAELESETADQKKVWISITSLTSSRSKVVIRVGLLGDEARSRQILQAIHMRL
- a CDS encoding SOS response-associated peptidase → MCGRFTRKENFQHLAKQLGLKVLPPLSPRYNIAPSQLVACVRTNLESGQRECTELKWGLVPSWAKDPSIGNKLINARGETVAEKPAFRKAFKHQRCLVLADGFYEWKQEGKTKQPYYVRFKDQRLFAFAGLWERWKKNKADPLETCTLITTAPNAVMESIHHRMPVILTSKDYADWLDPSLQSIERINALLRPYPPEEMEAYPVSQLVNNPRHDRPECVVPIE
- a CDS encoding BON domain-containing protein, translating into MKQLQTMGLVACLFLVSLMVGCAGGPQKESFGEHIDDSVITTKVKTALLSDPEVSGMDINVTTFKGRVQLNGLVNNAQQIDQAARLAREVGGVMAVENNLSIK
- a CDS encoding BON domain-containing protein, with amino-acid sequence MHIVTGIGIMLLMISMGCASTPLQESTGEYLDDSIITTKVKTALLRCPLVSGTDVHVETFKNRVQLSGFVDEMRQAEQAIFLSREVEGVGVVENRLSIK
- a CDS encoding DNA polymerase III subunit alpha, with product MSAFVHLHVHSEYSPMQGVSSLETLCQTAKGQGAETLALTDTNGLYGAIRFIEVAQAHGLRPILGAELTHNRHRAVLLVKDSFGYTNLCRLLSQRHCDDDFDCIASVQEHRKGLIILSDDLSALTAWKRHSLSDLYVELSPGALMHQALAFSRRTRLPPVATNRVHFVTPQEFPLHQILRAIAFNTTLSQLPPEACCAPHHWLMPPSILDSQFPHVPHAIANTWKIAQHCQTEWSFKETIFPNFRQLSDPHAFTLLREKTYDGARWRYGSLTSVVTDRIERELGVIRDKGYAHYFLVVEEIVRQAPRTCGRGSAAASIVSYCLGITHVDPIRHNLFFERFLNPGRHDPPDIDVDFPWDERDRIVDFVFARYGSRQAGMVANQNTLALRAAVREVAKVYGMPPAEIQQVSRLLTRLPLTDFPTQESSVSPCSQSALRQTPRLSNIGENGTPRSLPSSPSSRPHNGKKPHSHLDEASAFTDLREPWPEIVRLALQLQGRFRHLSLHCGGIVIVPDDLRRYVPVEVAAKGVPVIQWEKDQTEDAGLVKIDLLGNRSLAVIRDALAAIAKHTGRHIDYATWDPLTDPKTQQLIQQGETIGCFYIESPATRLLLKKLWTGMPADRRMHADVFEYLVIVSSLIRPAANRFIQEFVRRAHGGAYRPLHPLVEDVLGETHGIMVYQEDVTKVAMGLAGFSVEDGDQLRKILSKKHKQRRLRDYQRQFVDGARARGVDARTIERVWAMTMSFTGYSFCKPHSASYAQVSFKSAYLRAHYPGEFMAAVISNQGGFYSTFAYLSEARRMGLTVLSPDINVSEWAYEGEGTTIRMGLMQIKGIVRGFIDRLLEERSRHGPFQSFHDFLSRLNPEPAQTRLLVLAGCFDAIAGEVTRPGLLWRVYAEHPTFGISSSRSVTQHATPLLPSVRLLPIPNEYDTERLIQHEIELFGFPLRCHPLTLYARHLQNLPITPATEMAMHIGRRIMMVGWLITEKAASTKHGKPMEFITLEDTTALYDATLFPEIFQRYGPLLTNERPLLLEGLVEEDFTATTLTVQHMQVIV